One Pyrus communis chromosome 13, drPyrComm1.1, whole genome shotgun sequence genomic window carries:
- the LOC137713202 gene encoding uncharacterized protein, which translates to MSSGSVRRVSREDIQLVQNLIERCLQLYMNQKEVVDTLLDQAKIEPGFTELVWQKLEEENREFFRAYYLRLMVKHQIIEYNNLLKQQVELMSQLHSSKVASISSSNGSQISSMHQNSTCYAPEQLGPALKTENIHHQVASCLPNAFTNGGSTLHTTMHNAVKMSAHTNRIDVQPNMLPNQSSNIGLMQGMNGGIVKSEVGYSGSSYMFSADGNILETRPAIGDASVAAFNSVESTSQPLNESLLDADCSSFGFLGQIPRNFSLSDLTADFSQSSDILESYPRSPFLATDNDNFLDSRDREHQGDNNRLDTISEGVSYEDFGSE; encoded by the exons ATGTCGAGTGGATCCGTTAGACGGGTCTCACGTGAAGATATACAACTG GTGCAAAACCTTATCGAGCGATGTCTCCAGCTTTACATGAACCAGAAGGAAGTGGTAGATACCTTACTGGATCAGGCAAAAATAGAGCCTGGTTTCACAGAACTTG TTTGGCAGAAACTTGAGGAAGAGAATCGGGAATTCTTCAGGGCTTATTATTTAAGACTGATGGTGAAGCATCAAATAATAGAATATAACAACTTGCTTAAGCAACAGGTGGAGTTGATGAGTCAGTTACACTCAAGTAAAGTTGCTTCAATATCTAGTTCCAATGGATCTCAAATTTCATCAA TGCACCAAAACTCGACTTGCTACGCACCAGAGCAGTTAGGACCAGCGCTGAAGACAGAAAATATACACCACCAAGTTGCTTCCTGCCTACCTAATGCATTTACTAATGGTGGGTCGACATTGCACACTACTATGCACAATGCTGTTAAAATGTCTGCTCATACCAATAGGATTGATGTCCAACCAAACATGCTTCCGAACCAGAGCTCCAACATAGGTCTGATGCAAGGAATGAATGGGGGAATTGTCAAATCAGAAGTTGGATATTCAGGCAGTTCATACATGTTTAGTGCTGATGGAAACATCCTGGAAACGCGGCCTGCTATTGGAGATGCTTCTGTTGCAGCATTCAATAGCGTAGAGTCGACCTCACAGCCCCTAAATGAATCACTGCTTGATGCAGACTGTTCGTCATTTGGTTTTTTAGGTCAGATTCCTCGAAATTTCAGCCTGTCGGATCTGACAGCTGACTTTTCTCAGAGTTCAG ACATACTGGAGAGCTATCCTAGATCACCCTTCTTGGCTACAGATAATGACAACTTTCTGGATTCTCGTGATAGAGAACATCAAG GAGACAATAACAGATTGGACACCATTTCAGAAGGTGTAAGTTATGAAGATTTTGGCAGTGAATAG